Below is a genomic region from Hyalangium minutum.
AGGACTTGCGAGTCATGGAGCCGCTGGGGCTGATGACGCTCGTGTTCACCATGACGGACGGTAGATGGAAGTCTTCGATATCTGCTGTTCCGGGAGCGACAAGCAGTTCCCCTGGAGGAAACGGTTCTTCCAACGCTTGCATCGGTCCTTCTTTCACGGCCGGCTGACTGGCGGTGCAGCCATTCCATGCCATCAGCGATGCGACTGACAGGCAGAGCGCGGTTATCCAAGCTCGATGGGGATTCATTAGGGTGCTCCAGGGAGCTGACGCTTCTCAGCCGCCGCTGCACGGGAAATTTCACCGTGAATCCAGTCCCTATAGGGCTGCATGCTGGTCATGGTCGGCTCTTGCCCCAGTCCTGTGGTCGAGATGCCCACGAGCCTGGGGCCATCCCGGGTCTCCCGAAAGCAGGGGCCACCCGAATCGCCCCTGAAGAGGGATCCATTCTCATTCGTGAGGAGAAAGGTGCCGTCGGTTGGGGCCAGGGATTTCAGTACCTTGCTCTCTTACACAAGGCGTCTCCCATCCAAGGCCCCCGACGTGTCGTCGTAGCCGAAGCCCACCCGCTTCAAGGTTTCGCCGGGGACCACCGGACTTTTCGCCAGCACGGCTGCTCGGAAACCGACGGGAACGGGCTCATCCAAGAGGAGGGTTGCCAGATCCGCATGGCTGGAGAGGAGCTGGTTCTGTTCGTTCAGCCGGATCTGAAGTTCAGGATGGGGCCGGATCCGTCCCTGTCGCTCCGCGTAGGTGAAACCTCTGATCTGCTCGGGGGCACGTGGATCCTGCTCATAGAAGGAGACCCTCACTGTTGCGGTTTCCGCACATGTGGTCGCATCAATCCGGTGTTCGCGGCGGCCTTCGGGAGTGGTGGCTTGATGACGACGGCAGACACAGTGACCGGCTGTCACGACAAGACGCTGAGCCACAATGACTCCGCCACACTGGCGCAGCTTGGCGCCGTTGCTGGGAGACTGCGCGTGGACCATGACGGCGGAGGGATAGCGGTTGTCGGCATCCGGCTTCCCTGCCAGCTCGAACATCACGGCGCCCACAAAGTCGCCTGAGAGGATGCCGAAAGGGGGATCGAGCTCGTCCGGCTCTCCAGCGTCAGAGGGGAGTGCTGGCCCAGAGGACTTGGTCTCAGGGAGCGATGATGCATCTGGAGCCACAGAGGTGCCCCGAGGCGAAGGGGAGCACCCCCCGCAGCCCTGTGCCATCCACAGGAAGCACAGAGTCCACGCCAGGAGAAGGACTTGCCGGGGAAGGAGAGGCACTCAGGGCCTCCACTCCGCGTCTCCGAGAGGGGCGAAGCAGGCCTCCACGGCGTCGTCACTCACCTCGGCCAGGGTGGCCGGGTTCCAGCGCGGGCGCTGGTCCTTGTCCACCAGCACCGCTCTGATGCCTTCCCAGAAGTCCGGCAGCGCGGTGACGTGCTGGCTCAGCCGATACTCGAGCGCCGCGACCTCCGTATAAGGAAGGGAGCGGCACCGCCGCAGCTGACGCAACGTCACCTTCAGGCTGCTCGGAGACATGCGCCCCAGGGTCGCCCGGGTCGTCTCGGCCCACTCGGTGCCCTCCGTCGCCAAGGCTTCCAGGATGCCTTCCACCCGATCCCCTCGGAAGCACCGATCGATCGCCTCCTGCAATCTCTCAAGCGGTGCAGGTCCCGCATTCGTAGCGAAGGAGGAGAGGACCCGCGTGGCGGCCTCGCGCGGGGTCTCCACGCCCCAGTCCGCTTTCTCCAGCGCCTCCAGCAACGCGTCGAGCTTCGTGTGCTCCACGTACTGCGTGCCGTAGCCCACCCACATCGCGTCCGCGGCCGTGCCCCGCGCGCCCGTGAGTGCCAGATATGTCCCCACCTCGCCCGGGAAGCGTGGGAGGAACCACCCACCTCCCACATCCGGGAACAGGCCGATCGCCGTCTCTGGCATCGAGAACACCAGCCGCTCGGTCACCACGCGGTGCGATCCGTGGATCGACAGCCCCAGTCCTCCGCCCATGCTGATGCCATCCACCAGCGCGATGAACGGCTTCTCGTAATGATGGATGCGGTGGTTGAGCGCGTACTCCTCGCGGAAGTACGCGGCGGACAGGGGCTCCTCGCCCTCGGGTACCGGCTTGCCCAGCGAGAGGGCCACCGCGCGCACGTCTCCTCCCGCGCAGAACGCCTTCCCACCCGCCCCGCGAATCACCACCGCCTTCACCTGCGGTTCCTTCGCCCACGCGTCCAGTTGCGGATGGAGGGCCCGGATCATTCCCAGGTCCAGCGCGTTGAGCGCCTTGGTTCGAGTCAGCGTCACCAGCCCGATGGGGCCTCGCGTCTCCGCCTGCACATCTTGGCTCATGCTCCGGGTGTAGCCGATTCCACGCCAAATGGGGCGTCAGGGTGCACGGCTCGCACCGTTCACTCCCCTCTGTCCGCGAGCCCCCTCTTGGCGGTAAGCACGTCTCATGCGTGTCCCCGTCGAGCTGTCTCGCTGCGCCCGGTTCCTCAACCCTGGGCCGACCACCCTCATCACCTCGGCCGCAGGCGGGCGCACCAACGTCATGACCGCCGCCTGGGTGATGGCCGTGGACTTCACGCCTCCGAAGCTCGCCGCTGTCATCGCCGAGGGCACGCTCACCCGCGAGCTCGTTGATGCTTCGGGCGAGTTCGTGGTGGCGCTGCCCACCCTGGCGATGATCGACACCGTCTACGCCGTGGGCCATTGCTCCGGCCGCGACGTGGACAAGTTCGCCACCTATGGACTCCAAACTGCATCGGGCTCGATCGTGCGCGCGCCGCTCGTGGAGGGGTGCGTGGCGTGGCTCGAGTGCCGGGTCCTCCCAGAGCCCGGCCCTCAGCAGCGCTATGATCTCTTTGTCGCCGAGATCGTCGCCGCCTGGGTGGATGACGAGGTCTACGTTGAAGGGGAGTGGCGCTTCACCCGGGACGAACACCGCATGGTGCACCACACCGCTCGCGGGGTCTTCTTCGCCACGGGGCAACGCGTGGAGGCTGGGAGGCGCTCGTGAGCTTGAGGGTGATGACGTTCAATGTGCTCTTCGGGGGCCAGGACCGGTTCGAGGCCATCCTCGACGTGCTCCGGCGCGTGCAGCCGGACGTGCTGGTGCTGCAGGAGTGTCTCGGGTGGGAGACGTGCGATCGCCTGAGCCAGGTTGCCGGAGCCCTGGGCGTGCCAGCCGATGCCTCTCACATTCACCTGGGCACCTCGCGGCCTCGGGGCAGTGGCCGGCGCTACCACGTGGCGCTCGCCAGCCGCCGTCCCCTCCGAGCCATTCAGATTCACAACGATCCACGTCAGATCGGCCACTGCCTGATCCAGTGCCAGTTCGACCTCGACGAGCCGGTGACCTTCTTCGGCACCCACTACGACGCGCAGCATGAGGATCCCCGGCTCGTGGAGGCCCGGTTCCTGTGCGATCTGCTCGACCCGATCCGCTTCCGCGAGGGCCTGTATGTGCTGGCCGGTGATCTCAACTCGCTGTCACGCCGCGATCCGTATCCCGCGGATCTCGCCGAGCGGCTCCTGGCTGCGGGCACGGACAAGTACGGCCATCCACCCCGGTTCTCGGTGCTTGACGCTCTGGAGTCCTTCGGCTGGGTGGACACGCTCTATTACCGGGGGCCGCCTACCGAGTGGGTGACGGCGCGGCGCCAGAACAACGGCGTGCAGATCGACTATCGCACGGACTACATCCTCGCTTCGCCTCGGATGGCCGAGCGGCTCGTTTCCACCGAGATCATTGATGTGGGCGAGGCCTCGGATCACCAGGCAGTGGTGACTACCTTCCGCGAAGGGTAGCGGGGGAGACTCGCCTCGCCCTGGCAAAAGCTGTTACAGCTTCGGGTATGGCAACTCCGCGATCCTGCCTTGCGTCGCTGCTCCTCGGTGTCGTGGTCTCGGCTTGTGGCGAGAAGGAACCTCCCCCGCCGGAGCCGCCTGTATTGATCGTGACCCTCGACAACTCGGACACGGTCTATTGCACCACCGCTTCGGTGACCGTCACGGCCTCCGTCGCCGGAGGAACGCCAACCGCTGTCGAGGTGCTCGAGGATGACAAGACCGTGGCCTGGGTCCAGGCTCCCTACCCATACTCTTTTGGCTGTGCCGCCAAGGCAGAGCGCTCTTATGCGATCTCCTTCCGCGCTCACATTCAGGGGAACACCTACGCCAGTTCGGCCAAGCAGATCGTGGTCGATCGCAGCCGGCCGACCGTCGTCTCCGGGCCATTTCTGGCCACCGATACCGAGATCGCCAAGGACACGCCCATCCGCGTGACGTTCTCCGAGCCCATGCGCCCCACGGGCTCGAACAGTTTCAGCCTCGTCACCGCGACGACCACTGTGTCCTGGTCCCAGGATGGGAAGGTCCTCACGATCGTCCCCCAGGAGCCGATCACTCCGCCGCAGTCCTTCGTCCTCTTTCTGCATCCGGAGTACTTCCAGGATCTGGCTGGCAATCCGCTCGCGGTCGACGCGCCTCGGCAGTGGTCCTGGACCTTCCCCGCGCTCCTCCATTCCTGGACTCTGCCGAAGCACGGAGATGGCCTGACGTCGCAGAACCGTCCCTCGTTTGCTCGGGATCGCTCTGGGCGCTCCGTAGTGGCCTGGTTCGAGTACACGCAGGCCAGCGGCGCGGCGGATGTGTATGTCCACCGCTCTGGGGCGAGCGGCTCCTCGCTGCTCGGTGGGCCCCTCAGTGCCGTCGCCGGAGGCGACAGCTGGGCCGAGGAGGTCCAGGTCGCGGTGGATTCTTTGGACCGGCCCGTGGTGGCGTGGACTGAGCGGATCTCGGGTGAGGCGAAGGTCTTTGTGCGCCGGTGGAATGGGGTGGATTGGGAGTCACTGGCCAATGTGCCCAATCCCATCATCCCATCCGACGCGAAGGACCTGACGCTGGCCGTCGGGAACTCGGAGCTTCCGGCCGTGGCCTGGACCGAGGTCGATGCGGTCCAGAAGGCTCGCGTGTACGTCTATCGATGGAATGGAACGAGCTGGGACGCCGTGGCCACCCCGATCGAGGCTCCCGGCACCCCGAATCTGATCTATCCCTCGATGGTCATCGATGCCGATAACCGTCCCGTCGTCGCCGTGACGCAGCAGGGCTCCTCTGCCACCAGCATGGCGGCCGTGTGGCGGTTCAATGGCACCAGCTGGGTTCAGTTGGGAGCAGGCATCCGTCCCACGCAGGCGAGCACCGGTGCCACGGTGCAGCGGACGTCGCTCGCGCTGGACGCCCAGGGCAAGCCCGCACTGGCGTTCGAGCTCTCCACTCCGGGGTCTCCCGCCGCGGCCGAGGTGTACCTCGCTCGGTATACGGATCCCACTTGGGCCACTCCTCAGCGGATGGATGGCCCGGATGCCCGATGGCCCTCGCTCGGCTTCGACGCGGCGGGCGCGGCCTGGGTGGCCTGGG
It encodes:
- a CDS encoding endonuclease/exonuclease/phosphatase family protein; translated protein: MSLRVMTFNVLFGGQDRFEAILDVLRRVQPDVLVLQECLGWETCDRLSQVAGALGVPADASHIHLGTSRPRGSGRRYHVALASRRPLRAIQIHNDPRQIGHCLIQCQFDLDEPVTFFGTHYDAQHEDPRLVEARFLCDLLDPIRFREGLYVLAGDLNSLSRRDPYPADLAERLLAAGTDKYGHPPRFSVLDALESFGWVDTLYYRGPPTEWVTARRQNNGVQIDYRTDYILASPRMAERLVSTEIIDVGEASDHQAVVTTFREG
- a CDS encoding flavin reductase family protein; translated protein: MRVPVELSRCARFLNPGPTTLITSAAGGRTNVMTAAWVMAVDFTPPKLAAVIAEGTLTRELVDASGEFVVALPTLAMIDTVYAVGHCSGRDVDKFATYGLQTASGSIVRAPLVEGCVAWLECRVLPEPGPQQRYDLFVAEIVAAWVDDEVYVEGEWRFTRDEHRMVHHTARGVFFATGQRVEAGRRS
- a CDS encoding enoyl-CoA hydratase/isomerase family protein; the encoded protein is MSQDVQAETRGPIGLVTLTRTKALNALDLGMIRALHPQLDAWAKEPQVKAVVIRGAGGKAFCAGGDVRAVALSLGKPVPEGEEPLSAAYFREEYALNHRIHHYEKPFIALVDGISMGGGLGLSIHGSHRVVTERLVFSMPETAIGLFPDVGGGWFLPRFPGEVGTYLALTGARGTAADAMWVGYGTQYVEHTKLDALLEALEKADWGVETPREAATRVLSSFATNAGPAPLERLQEAIDRCFRGDRVEGILEALATEGTEWAETTRATLGRMSPSSLKVTLRQLRRCRSLPYTEVAALEYRLSQHVTALPDFWEGIRAVLVDKDQRPRWNPATLAEVSDDAVEACFAPLGDAEWRP
- a CDS encoding trypsin-like serine protease, whose protein sequence is MFELAGKPDADNRYPSAVMVHAQSPSNGAKLRQCGGVIVAQRLVVTAGHCVCRRHQATTPEGRREHRIDATTCAETATVRVSFYEQDPRAPEQIRGFTYAERQGRIRPHPELQIRLNEQNQLLSSHADLATLLLDEPVPVGFRAAVLAKSPVVPGETLKRVGFGYDDTSGALDGRRLV
- a CDS encoding Ig-like domain-containing protein, which gives rise to MTLDNSDTVYCTTASVTVTASVAGGTPTAVEVLEDDKTVAWVQAPYPYSFGCAAKAERSYAISFRAHIQGNTYASSAKQIVVDRSRPTVVSGPFLATDTEIAKDTPIRVTFSEPMRPTGSNSFSLVTATTTVSWSQDGKVLTIVPQEPITPPQSFVLFLHPEYFQDLAGNPLAVDAPRQWSWTFPALLHSWTLPKHGDGLTSQNRPSFARDRSGRSVVAWFEYTQASGAADVYVHRSGASGSSLLGGPLSAVAGGDSWAEEVQVAVDSLDRPVVAWTERISGEAKVFVRRWNGVDWESLANVPNPIIPSDAKDLTLAVGNSELPAVAWTEVDAVQKARVYVYRWNGTSWDAVATPIEAPGTPNLIYPSMVIDADNRPVVAVTQQGSSATSMAAVWRFNGTSWVQLGAGIRPTQASTGATVQRTSLALDAQGKPALAFELSTPGSPAAAEVYLARYTDPTWATPQRMDGPDARWPSLGFDAAGAAWVAWEKGNSTASLSAWVRKTTGDVPDTSQAQALRPQFPNGGGGAPVFLIVDQQQKAAQVLLRQ